In Vibrio crassostreae, one DNA window encodes the following:
- a CDS encoding YccF domain-containing protein, protein MKTIGNIIWFLFGGVFMGLAWWFFGLLAFLTIVGIPWGRACFVMGNFSFFPFGQEAISRDELTNEMDIGTSPLGVIGNVIWFLFAGIWLAIGHIMSAVACFITIIGIPFAIQHLKLAVISLAPIGKTVVDKREAEAARVRNYKG, encoded by the coding sequence ATGAAAACAATAGGAAACATCATTTGGTTTCTGTTCGGTGGCGTATTTATGGGACTAGCTTGGTGGTTTTTCGGACTGCTCGCATTCCTAACCATCGTTGGTATTCCATGGGGTAGAGCGTGTTTTGTTATGGGTAACTTCTCATTCTTCCCATTTGGTCAGGAAGCGATTTCACGCGATGAACTGACCAATGAAATGGACATTGGCACGAGCCCGCTAGGTGTGATTGGTAACGTTATTTGGTTCTTATTTGCGGGAATCTGGCTTGCGATTGGTCACATCATGTCAGCTGTGGCGTGTTTCATTACCATCATCGGTATTCCGTTTGCGATTCAGCACCTTAAACTAGCGGTTATCTCCTTAGCGCCAATTGGTAAAACGGTTGTTGACAAGCGTGAAGCAGAAGCGGCGCGAGTAAGAAACTACAAAGGTTAA